In Luteibacter mycovicinus, a genomic segment contains:
- the atpG gene encoding F0F1 ATP synthase subunit gamma, translating to MASGREIKTKIKSTQNMRKVTRALEMVSASKIRKAQDLMKASRPYARLMRKVIAHVAQASTDFTHPYLTERQNVARVGFIVVSTDRGLAGGLNSNLFRRTLTSIREWQEKGAEIDVVAVGQKAVQFFRRIKGVNLIGSATHLGEKPKLEDLIGVIKVVLDAYGDNKLDRVFLVYNDFVNTIVQKPTIEALLPLTLVAKELEDAEGEASTGVKVEQTHDWDYIYEPDARTVLEHLMTRYIESVVYQAALENLASEHAARMVAMKAASDNANKVIGELTLVYNKARQAAITQEISEIVGGAAAV from the coding sequence ATGGCTAGCGGCCGCGAAATCAAAACCAAGATCAAGAGCACGCAGAACATGCGCAAGGTGACGCGTGCGCTCGAAATGGTCTCGGCGTCGAAGATCCGCAAGGCGCAGGACCTGATGAAGGCGTCGCGTCCTTACGCGCGTCTGATGCGCAAGGTCATCGCGCACGTCGCCCAGGCCAGCACGGACTTCACCCATCCGTACCTCACCGAGCGTCAGAACGTCGCGCGCGTGGGCTTCATCGTGGTGTCGACCGATCGCGGCCTCGCGGGCGGTCTCAACTCGAACCTGTTCCGTCGCACGCTGACCAGCATCCGCGAGTGGCAGGAGAAGGGTGCCGAGATCGACGTCGTCGCCGTCGGCCAGAAGGCCGTGCAGTTCTTCCGTCGCATCAAGGGCGTCAACCTGATCGGTTCGGCCACGCACCTCGGCGAAAAACCGAAGCTGGAAGACCTGATCGGCGTGATCAAGGTCGTGCTCGACGCCTACGGCGACAACAAGCTCGATCGCGTTTTCCTGGTCTACAACGACTTCGTTAACACGATCGTGCAGAAGCCGACCATCGAGGCCCTGCTGCCGCTCACGCTGGTGGCGAAGGAACTCGAGGACGCCGAAGGCGAGGCATCCACGGGCGTGAAGGTCGAGCAGACCCACGACTGGGATTACATCTACGAACCCGATGCGCGCACGGTCCTCGAGCACCTGATGACGCGTTACATCGAGTCGGTGGTGTATCAGGCCGCGCTGGAGAACCTCGCCAGCGAACACGCCGCGCGCATGGTCGCCATGAAGGCCGCGTCGGACAACGCGAACAAGGTCATCGGCGAACTGACACTGGTCTACAACAAGGCACGTCAGGCCGCGATCACCCAGGAAATCTCGGAGATCGTCGGCGGCGCCGCCGCGGTCTGA